From the genome of Castor canadensis chromosome 4, mCasCan1.hap1v2, whole genome shotgun sequence, one region includes:
- the Icos gene encoding inducible T-cell costimulator, which yields MKSDLWYFFVFCFQIEVLTGESNDSPKYEMFTFHNGGVQILCKYPETVQQFKMQLLKGKQMLCDLTKTKGSGNMVSIKNLKLCQSQLSNNSVSFFLNNLDSSHGSYYFCNLSIFDPPPFQVKILRGEYLHIYESQLCCQLKFWLPIGCAAFVVVYSLGCIFVFWLMKKKYGSSTHDPNSEYMFMAAVNTAKKPRLADVTS from the exons GAGAAAGCAATGATTCCCCCAAGTATGAGATGTTTACATTTCACAATGGAGGAGTACAAATTTTATGCAAATACCCTGAGACTGTCCAGCAGTTTAAAATGCAGttgctgaaaggaaaacaaatgctcTGTGATCTCACTAAGACCAAGGGAAGTGGAAACATGGTGTCCATTAAGAATCTGAAGTTATGTCAATCTCAGTTATCCAACAACAGTGTCTCTTTTTTCCTAAATAACTTGGATAGTTCCCATGGCAGCTATTACTTCTGCAACCTATCAATTTTTGATCCTCCTCCTTTTCAAGTAAAGATTCTTCGTGgagaatatttgcatatttatg AATCACAGCTATGTTGCCAGCTGAAATTTTGGTTACCCATAGGATGTGCAGCTTTTGTTGTAGTGTACAGTTTGGGATGCATATTTGTTTTCTGGCTGATGAAAAAG AAGTATGGATCCAGCACACATGATCCTAATAGTGAATATATGTTTATGGCAGCAGTAAACACAGCTAAAAAACCGAGACTCGCAG ATGTGACCTCATAA